One Molothrus ater isolate BHLD 08-10-18 breed brown headed cowbird chromosome 4, BPBGC_Mater_1.1, whole genome shotgun sequence genomic window carries:
- the IL21 gene encoding interleukin-21 produces the protein MKRMIIYCMLFFCSTMMLTAASPRTLKYKQIHKKIEDLQKMVKDKDAELLHTPENLVEGCLSSAVTCFKKGVQKLQPANSQDNWAFQKAIRIVNKLTYRDSGEHCESYEMKTCESYGKKTPKEFLKSFENLMQMRDMENEKHSNLNNGGKTNTPANFSIGFASIAKFVKKKVQRPSENPASKFQPRFPQ, from the exons ATGAAGAGGATGATTATTTACTGcatgcttttcttctgctccaCAATGATGCTGACTGCAGCTTCACCCAGaacattaaaatacaaacagaTTCACAAGAAAATTGAAGACTTACAAAAAATGGTGAAAGATAAG gatGCTGAATTGCTGCATACACCAGAAAACCTTGTG GAGGGATGCCTGTCCTCAGCTGTGACCTGCTTCAAGAAGGGCGTCCAGAAATTACAACCAGCGAACAGCCAAGATAACTGGGCGTTCCAAAAAGCCATTAGAATCGTGAACAAACTCACCTACAGAGACTCTGGAGAG CACTGTGAGTCTTATGAGATGAAAACATGTGAATCTTATGGGaagaaaacccccaaagaaTTTTTGAAGAGCTTTGAAAATCTTATGCAAATG CGAGAtatggaaaatgaaaagcacagTAATTTGAATAATGGTGGGAAGACCAATACCCCAGCAAATTTCTCCATCGGTTTTGCTTCCATTGCCAAATTTGTCAAGAAGAAAGTCCAGAGACCAAGTGAGAACCCAGCATCAAAATTTCAACCTCGCTTTCCACAATAG